In Desulfatibacillum aliphaticivorans DSM 15576, the sequence TCCGCGGAAAGCGGGGAGCAGGCGTTGGACCTTGCCGCCAAGGAGCATTTTGACGTGGCCATCGTGGATATGCGCTTGCCCGGGATAGACGGGGATACGGTGGTGCTGGAGGCGAAGAAAATTCAAAGCCATTTGAAGTTTATCATTTACACAGGCTCCGACGATTATTACCCCCAAAACATCCTGCTCGACATCGGCATGAAACAGGAGCACGTTTTTTACAAGCCCTTGCGCAACCTGGATATCCTGTCACAAGCCATAAGAAGCCTTATGGAAGAATAATCGCGTCACCTACAATTTACGATCCACCAAAGGGATTATCTGCGAGCCCTCGATGCCCAGGTGTTTTCTCACCACCTTGCGAAAAGCGCAGAGCTTTTCCTCCTCCTGCTCCTTGGACACGGAAATGCGGCCTGCGCCGGCTCTTTCATGCCCGCCGCCGCTGCACCCGAAAGCGCCTGCAATCTTTTTGGCCAGAG encodes:
- a CDS encoding response regulator, giving the protein MTIDVKVLVVDDDEPVRNSLVNFLEDEGFEPVSAESGEQALDLAAKEHFDVAIVDMRLPGIDGDTVVLEAKKIQSHLKFIIYTGSDDYYPQNILLDIGMKQEHVFYKPLRNLDILSQAIRSLMEE